One window of Brachybacterium ginsengisoli genomic DNA carries:
- a CDS encoding dihydrodipicolinate synthase family protein, producing the protein MTTPATALTGVVPPLLTPLTADGEIDLPSLERLVGHLLEGGVDGIFALGSSGEVAFWDDARRAAVLEAVTGTVAGQVPVIAGVIDMQTDRVIQHVRAAERFDLAGYVVTAPFYAITGPEEIDTHFREVAAVTERPIWAYDIPVCVHTKLPAPLLLRLGADGVITGVKDSSGDDVGFRRLAAGNRAAGSPMTLLTGHEVVVDGAYLAGADGSVPGLGNVDPAGYVRMHRAAQAGDWEQVRTEQDRLAQLFEIVFQPTGKVGPAAGVGAFKTALRELGIFSTNTMARPMSPIEGDAVGRIREILGQTGLLAASQGAGAHA; encoded by the coding sequence ATGACCACCCCCGCCACCGCCCTGACCGGCGTCGTCCCGCCGCTGCTGACCCCCCTGACCGCCGACGGCGAGATCGATCTGCCCTCGCTCGAGCGCCTGGTCGGCCATCTCCTGGAGGGCGGGGTCGACGGGATCTTCGCCCTGGGCTCCTCCGGCGAGGTCGCCTTCTGGGACGACGCCCGCCGCGCCGCCGTGCTCGAGGCCGTCACCGGCACCGTCGCCGGGCAGGTCCCGGTGATCGCCGGGGTCATCGACATGCAGACCGACCGGGTGATCCAGCACGTGCGGGCCGCAGAGCGCTTCGACCTGGCCGGCTACGTGGTCACCGCGCCGTTCTACGCGATCACCGGCCCCGAGGAGATCGACACCCACTTCCGGGAGGTCGCCGCGGTGACCGAGCGCCCGATCTGGGCGTACGACATCCCCGTGTGCGTCCACACGAAGCTCCCGGCCCCGCTCCTGCTGCGGCTCGGAGCGGACGGCGTGATCACCGGCGTGAAGGACTCCAGCGGCGATGACGTGGGCTTCCGCCGACTCGCCGCCGGCAACCGCGCCGCCGGCTCGCCGATGACACTGCTGACCGGCCACGAGGTGGTCGTGGACGGCGCCTACCTCGCCGGGGCCGACGGCTCCGTGCCGGGGCTCGGCAACGTGGATCCTGCCGGCTATGTGCGCATGCACCGGGCCGCACAGGCCGGGGACTGGGAGCAGGTGCGCACCGAGCAGGACCGCCTCGCCCAGCTGTTCGAGATCGTCTTCCAGCCCACCGGCAAGGTGGGGCCGGCCGCTGGCGTCGGCGCCTTCAAGACCGCGCTGCGCGAGCTCGGTATCTTCTCCACCAACACCATGGCCCGCCCGATGTCCCCGATCGAGGGGGACGCCGTGGGCCGTATCCGCGAGATCCTCGGGCAGACGGGGCTTCTCGCCGCCTCGCAGGGGGCCGGCGCGCATGCCTGA
- a CDS encoding ROK family protein, whose translation MPDPVLALDLGGTKIRAALVHGIGAGESSADDSTEEPPRLERIAETATPATAGPAAILGAALELAEQVRSGTAVRAVGLSSAGVIDSARGRVTHATDSLTGWAGTDLLTPFRERFGVGVSALNDVHAHGLGEARFGAGRHHGSLLLVAVGTGIGGCHVLGGSVVAGGRGAAGHIGHVPVPEAAGIPCPCGRTGHLEGLASGPGIVRLAHRLGAGTALRDGRALAAAAQAGESGAREAYRIAGAVTGRVLGALLNVLDPEIVTVTGGVAEAPGPWREALADGIRQEAMDVVADTPVLSATAGSHAALLGAAARCLDDLAAPVAARP comes from the coding sequence ATGCCTGATCCGGTCCTCGCCCTCGACCTCGGGGGCACGAAGATCCGTGCCGCCCTGGTCCACGGGATCGGCGCCGGTGAGAGCAGTGCCGATGACAGCACGGAGGAGCCTCCGCGGCTCGAGCGGATCGCCGAGACGGCGACGCCCGCCACGGCCGGGCCCGCCGCGATCCTCGGGGCCGCCCTGGAGCTCGCCGAGCAGGTCCGCTCGGGTACCGCAGTGCGCGCGGTGGGGCTCTCCTCGGCCGGGGTGATCGACAGCGCCCGGGGCCGGGTCACCCACGCCACGGACTCGCTGACCGGCTGGGCGGGCACCGACCTCCTCACCCCCTTCCGGGAGCGCTTCGGCGTGGGGGTCAGCGCCCTGAACGACGTCCACGCCCACGGCCTGGGCGAGGCCCGCTTCGGTGCGGGCCGCCATCACGGCTCCCTGCTGCTGGTCGCGGTCGGCACCGGGATCGGGGGCTGTCACGTGCTGGGCGGCTCCGTGGTCGCCGGAGGTCGCGGAGCCGCCGGCCACATCGGCCACGTCCCGGTGCCCGAGGCCGCCGGGATCCCCTGCCCCTGCGGGAGGACCGGTCATCTCGAGGGCCTCGCGTCCGGCCCCGGGATCGTGCGGCTCGCGCACCGTCTGGGCGCCGGGACCGCGCTGCGGGACGGCCGGGCGCTCGCGGCGGCCGCGCAGGCCGGCGAGAGCGGGGCGCGCGAGGCCTACCGGATCGCGGGTGCGGTGACCGGACGGGTCCTCGGTGCGCTGCTGAACGTGCTGGATCCCGAGATCGTGACCGTGACCGGAGGGGTCGCCGAGGCGCCCGGGCCCTGGCGCGAGGCCCTGGCAGACGGGATCCGGCAGGAGGCGATGGACGTCGTCGCGGACACTCCGGTGCTGTCGGCGACCGCGGGGTCCCACGCCGCCCTGCTCGGGGCCGCCGCCCGCTGTCTCGACGACCTCGCCGCGCCCGTCGCCGCTCGGCCGTGA
- a CDS encoding N-acetylmannosamine-6-phosphate 2-epimerase encodes MHPLVSALEGSLIVSCQAYPGEAMRDPRTMAQVAAAVVEGGAAAVRAQGLEDIRQVAAAVEVPVIGIWKDGTEGVFITPTLEHCLAVIEAGADILALDGTARPRPDGRSFAETVAAVREHFDGPLMADCDSVESALLAGELGVEIIGTTLAGYTDARPRTVGPDLELLEALAGRLPATSALVAEGRIHSPAQAAAARATGAHAVVVGTAITHPTSLTRWFREAVTDR; translated from the coding sequence ATGCATCCCCTGGTCTCCGCCCTCGAGGGCTCTCTGATCGTCTCCTGCCAGGCCTACCCCGGGGAGGCCATGCGCGATCCGCGGACGATGGCGCAGGTCGCCGCCGCCGTCGTGGAGGGCGGCGCGGCGGCGGTGCGCGCGCAGGGCCTCGAGGACATCCGTCAGGTCGCAGCCGCGGTCGAGGTCCCGGTGATCGGCATCTGGAAGGACGGGACCGAGGGAGTGTTCATCACCCCCACCCTCGAGCACTGCCTCGCGGTGATCGAGGCCGGGGCGGACATCCTCGCACTGGACGGCACCGCCCGTCCCCGCCCCGACGGGCGCAGCTTCGCCGAGACCGTCGCCGCCGTCCGGGAGCATTTCGACGGTCCCCTGATGGCGGACTGCGACAGCGTCGAGTCCGCGCTGCTCGCGGGCGAGCTCGGCGTCGAGATCATCGGCACCACGCTCGCCGGCTACACCGACGCCCGCCCGCGGACCGTCGGCCCGGACCTGGAGCTGCTCGAGGCGCTCGCCGGTCGCCTGCCCGCCACCAGCGCACTGGTGGCCGAGGGCCGCATCCACAGCCCCGCCCAGGCCGCGGCGGCCCGGGCGACCGGGGCGCATGCGGTGGTCGTCGGCACCGCGATCACCCATCCCACCTCCCTCACCCGCTGGTTCCGCGAGGCGGTCACCGACCGCTGA
- a CDS encoding sialidase family protein has protein sequence MDARLTRRGLLGTAAALTALGTGTAAATAAGAAALPLIKDQGRRQGSYEEQVLAAPGDWGVLNFRIPALAVAPNGDLLAAFDKRPVHGDSPAPNSIWQRRSTDGGLTWGEPTVIRQGLESDVPGEKLGYSDPSYVVDVETGTIFLFCVFSKDVGVWDGEYGNDDADRRIMSANLSISHDSGATWEHRSLTEVVKPADCRAMFASSGAGIQLRYGKHRGRLIQQYAGWFRSGSGGEVVSAYSVYSDDHGETWTMGTPVGAEMDENKVVELSDGTVMLNSREHVRTGRRWVALSHDGGETWEDLHRDPTLVDPGNNAQISRAYPDAPQGSAAARVLLFSHADHVPTDRVNGTVEISTDDGATWERKRVFAPGACQYSVIIPVGRDEFLLAYEGEQETLMIARLDMNWILSR, from the coding sequence ATGGATGCACGACTGACCCGACGCGGCCTGCTCGGCACGGCCGCTGCGCTGACCGCCCTCGGCACCGGCACCGCCGCCGCGACCGCCGCCGGCGCAGCGGCGCTCCCCCTGATCAAGGACCAGGGCCGCCGACAGGGCAGCTACGAGGAGCAGGTCCTCGCCGCGCCCGGTGATTGGGGAGTGCTGAACTTCCGCATCCCGGCCCTGGCCGTCGCCCCGAACGGGGATCTGCTCGCGGCCTTCGACAAGCGGCCCGTGCACGGCGACTCCCCTGCTCCGAACTCGATCTGGCAGCGACGCTCCACCGACGGAGGGCTCACCTGGGGCGAGCCGACGGTGATCCGTCAGGGCCTCGAGTCCGACGTCCCCGGGGAGAAGCTCGGCTACTCCGACCCCTCCTATGTGGTCGACGTCGAGACCGGGACGATCTTCCTGTTCTGCGTGTTCTCCAAGGACGTCGGCGTGTGGGACGGCGAGTACGGCAACGACGACGCGGACCGTCGGATCATGAGCGCGAACCTCAGCATCAGCCACGACTCCGGCGCGACCTGGGAGCACCGCTCCCTCACCGAGGTCGTCAAGCCTGCGGACTGCCGCGCCATGTTCGCCTCCTCCGGCGCCGGCATCCAGCTGCGCTACGGGAAGCACAGGGGCCGACTGATCCAGCAGTACGCCGGCTGGTTCCGGAGCGGGTCCGGCGGCGAGGTCGTCTCGGCGTACTCCGTCTACTCCGACGACCACGGCGAGACCTGGACGATGGGCACCCCGGTGGGTGCCGAGATGGACGAGAACAAGGTCGTCGAGCTCTCCGACGGCACCGTCATGCTCAACTCCCGCGAGCACGTGCGCACCGGCCGGCGCTGGGTGGCGCTCAGCCATGACGGGGGTGAGACCTGGGAGGATCTCCATCGTGATCCCACCCTCGTCGACCCCGGCAACAACGCCCAGATCAGCCGCGCATACCCGGACGCGCCGCAGGGCTCCGCGGCAGCGAGGGTGCTGCTCTTCTCCCACGCCGACCACGTGCCCACCGACCGCGTGAACGGCACCGTCGAGATCTCGACCGACGATGGCGCGACCTGGGAGCGCAAGCGGGTCTTCGCCCCCGGCGCGTGCCAGTACTCGGTGATCATCCCCGTGGGCCGGGACGAATTCCTCCTCGCCTACGAGGGCGAGCAGGAGACGCTCATGATCGCGCGCCTGGACATGAACTGGATCCTCTCGCGATGA